GGTATTGGCTTTACAGCTTGATGAGTTAACTGCGGCATGATCGATAGGCTGCATGTTATTAGCTAGAGTCGAGAGCCCCAAAAAAAGCCAGAACACATCTACATATGTGTTCTGGCTTTTTTAGTTAGTTTTAATCAATGGTATTAGCCATCAACTTTGTACAATAAGCAACCTGCTATGGTTTCTCGACCTGACAACGTACTTGCGATAATTTGACCGTCTTGCCGGTTTGTACATGACGTAATAGGCAATTATCGCCTTGTTTTAACAGTTGCACTGCGTCCGGAATTTCAGTGCTGCGCCCCATGATCAATAAGCCGTTAGCATCTTTATGCTGAGCACGCTCAATCACTTCTTGGCTGTATTGAGTAAAAGCGTTATCGGCTATTAATACATTGCTGGCGTCCAGTAAGCTTGCTATCGCTTGTTGTAATTCAGCGTGGGTTTGGCTGCTAGGGTTTGTCAGCATTGCCGCTTGTAACGGTAATGGCGCCTCTTTTGCTGTCGCCCCACAGCCGCTCACTGCCAATACTGCCAGAATACCAATGAATTGCTTTTGCATTATTGCTCCAAAGCCAATGGCGTGAGAATACGGTTGTTTTTCAGTACATTTTGGTTGCGCGTGTCTTGCAACATAAAGCCTGGATCGACAAAGGATTCTCGTGCTGGTGCGCGCGCTAAAGCTGAAGCCGTCGCTGGGCAGCGGTTATTATTACGATAAAACAATGCTGCACTGAGAAGTCTTTCGTTGGTATCACCTAAAGCATGTCCAAGGTCATCTTCTAGAACACAACCTGGCACTTCACTGTCTAGGGTAGGATTGGCTGATGGTATAAATCCGTCAGAATACTCACCAAAGCCTTTGTCATTAACCCCTTTAAACTGAATGGTAAAGTAGGTTGTGGCACAGTTACTGGTTGGGTAAAAGCCATAAGGCTTACCGCAGGTTGTATCACCCAATTGAATTACCTCAATATTAATGCCGCGAAGGGCATTCATTAAGGCTTCGCTGGCAGAACAGGTGCCAGGCGTTGTTAATACAAATACCCGCTTAAGGTTTAGCGTGGGCAGCGATAATCCACTGCGCAGTAATGAAGTGTTAAAGCCGATTGATTCTGAAATAAACGGCATCGGCGAGAGTGCTTCACGCGTTACTGGGTTAATGTTGGGGTACTTGTTGTTAAAGCTAGTTTGTTCAAACACCCGGTTAGTTGTGGCGTTATCACCAGCAATCATGTAGCCCAGTTGGCTGGCAAGTGCTAATAATCCACCGCCGTTATAGCGAATATCCAATACTAAATCGTCTACTTGTGCGTTGCTCAGTAACGTCATGGCATCGTATAAGCCTTTTTCGGCCGTCGCGATGTGAGAGTTAAATTGTAGATAACCCACTTTGCCATTAGTCGTTTGAATAGTTTTAGTATTTTGCACTGGCGTTGATACGATTGTGCCTGCCGATAATGTCACTGTGCGGTCGGTTTGGGCATTTAAATCTCGCACGGTAAACACAGTTTGTTTACCAGTGGCATCGGGAAATAAACCTGCATTTAAAGTATCGATACTGTCGCTATCATTGGCATTTGCTACGCTAACACCGTCCACCGATACAATAATGGCACCACGGCTAATACCTGCATTGCTTGCCGGTGTGTTTGGCTCGTTGAAGGCCACAGTCACTTGTCGTGACACACCTGCCGATGCATTACGTAAATTAAGCGTCATGCCATAACCCACAGAGGCCCCAGATCCATTGAGTAATTCCCATTCTGCTGTCGGCATAGAAAAGTGGAAGTTATCTTTGAGGTTGCCTGTGTCTGACAATTCGTCGGTTTTTAGTAGTTCAAAATACTCGGCAACGCTATATGGTGCCGGATCGCGATCAATAATTTCGTCATACCAAAGGTAAGTGTCATCGCTCCACGACCGCAACCACAATTTTTGTGTCAAGGGGACACTGCACTGATTGGCTAATGTCGAGTAGTTAGCAAATTGACCAGCAACCCATTGAGGTGAAGTTGAGCCAGTATTGCTATTGTTATCGCCGCTTGATGAGCCGCCACCGCCACAGGCTGTTAGTAACAGGCTGGCGCTGATAATGAACGGGGCGAGAGTGTTGCTTGAGAGTAACTGCATAATAATCCTTTATATACTCAAATATCGTGGTTAATGTTTAATCTTACAATTGACAACTTTATTACAATTGACCTAATTTGTAACTCGGTTTGTATCTTTTTTTGGGGGGAGCATTTACTCTCAACGACTATATTTAAGGTGAATCAATTTGTTATCGCTAGCGTCAATGGCATAAAAAAATCACTTCAATTTGAAGTGATTTTTTATGCTCTAGTCACCTAAGCGATGGCTCTAATTGATAAATGTTTTTATCTTATTAGAAGGTGACACTCTTTTCTGCACTACAGGTTGATGTTGAAGCTTCACACACTTTATATGTATAAGTTCCAATACTTTTTGATGAAATGCTATCTGTATAGCTACCATCGTTTGCTGTGGTGGCTATTTTGCTGCTATCACGATAAATATCAACATTAGCAGAGCTAGAGCCACCGAAGCTTAAGTCGACTTTTTTAACCCCTTTTGATTTATAACTGTTTAGGGATAGCGTGATGTCACCGCCAGTAGGGGGAGGCGTTACTCCACCAGCACAACCGTTACTAGATAAATATGCATCTGCAGCAGCGGCTTGCACAATACCATAGCCAAAGTAGTCGTCTTTACCTGATGCGCCAGCATCTAACGCGGTAGCTTTAAGCGCTGCACGAATTTCGCTACCCGTACACGCATTATGTTGTGACCACACTAACGCGGCAATACCTGATACGGCAGGTGTTGCCATTGATGTACCGCTCATAAAGCCAAAATCTGAGGTACCAATATTTATACTTGCGTTCGAGGAATTAACTAGCATAGCTCTATCTTCAAAAGCAGCACCAACAGCGGGAATACTGGTTGCGTTAGCATCACCTAATGTACCATAAAGAACACCAGGTTCATTATTGACAATAATCGCACCTACACCACCAGAAGCTTCACAATTGGCAACTTTATCGTAGAACGAAATCACACCTCGGTCGATAACACAAATATTACCATTGGCACCTGAGTTGGTTGACTCAGCTGTACCCATATAAAAAGTACTGCCAGTGACAGAACCTGAATTCTCCATAGCAGATGAAGCAAGCGCAAACCCATCGACTGATAAATTAGCCGCAGTAGCTTGCCCTGCTGGATAAGTTGACAGCGTATCAACACCGCCAGCCGTGACTTCGACACAAATAGTTTCGTCGTTGGTCACTTGGCGACCTTTACCAGAAGCGCAAGAAGGGAATTGAGAGAAGTCAGCGATAACGTTATTGCTATCATTAGCTCCAACCATCATGACTGATGGATAACCTGCTGGGTATGAGCGAACATTGTTACCATCATTACCCGCTGCTGCGACAACTAATCCACCTGCATCACTAAAACTTTGGAAAGCATTTGATTCAGTTGAGTTTGAACCACCGCCGCCTAAGCTCATGCTGATAATATTAGCACCGGCTTGTGAACAAAGATTTGCAGCTTGTGCTAGATCTGATGAGTAACCCCATCCAGCAGCATTAAATACTTTAATGATATGCATATCAACGCCTGGTGCCATACCAATAACACCAAATCCATTGTCAGCAGCACCAATCGTACCTGCTACATGGGTACCGTGGGGGCCGCCATTTTCATCCCAATTACCAGTGCCGCTGTCATTATTGCCGCTAATATTATTCCAAACAAAATCAGTGTTACTGCGATCAAGACCTGAGTCAATAATACAAACTTTAATACCAGCACTCGGGTTAAAAGAGACTTGATTAGCTTGCGATTGATATACGGCATAAGGTGTGATTTGAGTGGTCATTGGGTTACCAATGTCATCAGAAAAACCCATTAAATAACGACGTTGATCTTCTTCAACTAATTTAACATGGGGGTTGTTGAGTAATCCTTTTACTTGCGCTAAATCTTTACCGGTAAAGGTCGCAGCAATAAATCCATCACCGTCAACATTGATTTGAGCCCCTAATTGTTTTGCAAGAGCTTTTACTACGCCCTTTTTTTGTGGGTCTACTTGAATAACATAACGATCATCGCTAGCTTGCACATGAGCGGTAGCACTAAGACCTAGTGCTAATAGCGATATTGAAATTGTTGATAGTTTCATAGGGTAGGTATTCCTTTTTGTTATTATTTTTTTTGAAATCAGCTAGCTAGGCACTAATGGCGCTATAGCATCAGTTGTTGAGCGATATCGACATTTAATTTGTAACATAAAATATCATAATTTAACAAGTTAATAACACTTATTTTTTGCGACCCTGCTGTTTAAAATTGTGTTTATCTTTACATTCAGATGGGTAGAAATATTACTTGGTGAGATTTTTTAAGGCGCATGTTCTGTGCCATTGCCGGAAATCATATCCAACAATTAATGACTTATTATGCTGATCCAATGGCCAAGTAGTTTTTATTAGGTGTTTAGTCAAATAGGGCATTACCATAATGGGCAAATATAGAATAAAAAAGGCGAGTTAATGTTAACTTCATTTACCCATTTATCAGTGCCTCATTGTCGGCAATATGGCGCATCTGGCATCAAACTACTGTTAATTATTTTAGTGACTATGCTGGTCACAATTGGATTAACGTTTTTTATTATTCGCACTTATATTTTTCCGTCGCCATTAACGCCTGTAACGTTAAATGCCCAAGAAGAGCAAAAGCTGGATCAAAAACTGACCCAGCTTGGTTGGCAAGTTGAACCTAGTCGCCAAGTGAGCCAATCACCTAATTCACGCGAATCAAGTAATCGTGGTCATAACAACGCAGAGCTAACCCCGCAGGCATATCGCGAATTTGATGCCGACCGCCAGGTGACTTTTAGCGAAAAAGAAGTTAATTCAATGATTGGCCGTAATCCTGATTTTGCGCAGCGGGTTGCGATAGATTTTTCAGACAATTTGGCCAGTGCAACCTTGCTGATTTCAATTCCTAAGGACTTTCCACTGATGGCTGGAGAAATCTTACGGGTTAATACTGGGCTGGACATTCATTTAGATACCAATGGTCGCCCAGTAGTTGCTTT
The Shewanella vesiculosa DNA segment above includes these coding regions:
- a CDS encoding S8 family serine peptidase, which codes for MKLSTISISLLALGLSATAHVQASDDRYVIQVDPQKKGVVKALAKQLGAQINVDGDGFIAATFTGKDLAQVKGLLNNPHVKLVEEDQRRYLMGFSDDIGNPMTTQITPYAVYQSQANQVSFNPSAGIKVCIIDSGLDRSNTDFVWNNISGNNDSGTGNWDENGGPHGTHVAGTIGAADNGFGVIGMAPGVDMHIIKVFNAAGWGYSSDLAQAANLCSQAGANIISMSLGGGGSNSTESNAFQSFSDAGGLVVAAAGNDGNNVRSYPAGYPSVMMVGANDSNNVIADFSQFPSCASGKGRQVTNDETICVEVTAGGVDTLSTYPAGQATAANLSVDGFALASSAMENSGSVTGSTFYMGTAESTNSGANGNICVIDRGVISFYDKVANCEASGGVGAIIVNNEPGVLYGTLGDANATSIPAVGAAFEDRAMLVNSSNASINIGTSDFGFMSGTSMATPAVSGIAALVWSQHNACTGSEIRAALKATALDAGASGKDDYFGYGIVQAAAADAYLSSNGCAGGVTPPPTGGDITLSLNSYKSKGVKKVDLSFGGSSSANVDIYRDSSKIATTANDGSYTDSISSKSIGTYTYKVCEASTSTCSAEKSVTF
- a CDS encoding S41 family peptidase, with amino-acid sequence MQLLSSNTLAPFIISASLLLTACGGGGSSSGDNNSNTGSTSPQWVAGQFANYSTLANQCSVPLTQKLWLRSWSDDTYLWYDEIIDRDPAPYSVAEYFELLKTDELSDTGNLKDNFHFSMPTAEWELLNGSGASVGYGMTLNLRNASAGVSRQVTVAFNEPNTPASNAGISRGAIIVSVDGVSVANANDSDSIDTLNAGLFPDATGKQTVFTVRDLNAQTDRTVTLSAGTIVSTPVQNTKTIQTTNGKVGYLQFNSHIATAEKGLYDAMTLLSNAQVDDLVLDIRYNGGGLLALASQLGYMIAGDNATTNRVFEQTSFNNKYPNINPVTREALSPMPFISESIGFNTSLLRSGLSLPTLNLKRVFVLTTPGTCSASEALMNALRGINIEVIQLGDTTCGKPYGFYPTSNCATTYFTIQFKGVNDKGFGEYSDGFIPSANPTLDSEVPGCVLEDDLGHALGDTNERLLSAALFYRNNNRCPATASALARAPARESFVDPGFMLQDTRNQNVLKNNRILTPLALEQ